The Pochonia chlamydosporia 170 chromosome 1, whole genome shotgun sequence genome window below encodes:
- a CDS encoding carbonyl reductase (similar to Neosartorya fischeri NRRL 181 XP_001262911.1): MSSQPLALVTGSTQGIGLAVAQILARKHSYHVLLGVRNVQNGEKFASELREAGHQASVVELNLSSEQSVLNAVATIQHDYGYLDVLVNNAAILFDRDESLSKWDLYTTTFTTNVIGPGVLTEGLVPLLRKAKCGPPRIVFVSSIMGSMHMSLDKTTMWYNIDYKVYDASKAAVNMLGINFSRVLDDVGGKVNVACPGYINTNLTWFDEKGESTEAGATRIVELATVGEDGPTATFSNRQGVLPW; encoded by the coding sequence ATGTCTTCTCAACCTCTCGCTCTCGTCACCGGCTCAACACAAGGCATCGGACTAGCCGTAGCCCAAATCCTCGCCCGCAAGCACTCCTACCACGTCCTCCTGGGCGTGAGAAACGTCCAAAACGGCGAAAAATTTGCGTCTGAACTCCGAGAAGCCGGACACCAAGCATCTGTTGTGGAACTCAATCTCAGTTCTGAGCAATCTGTGCTGAATGCCGTTGCAACCATCCAACACGACTACGGCTACCTCGACGTCCTTGTGAATAACGCCGCCATCTTGTTTGACCGCGATGAGTCCCTAAGTAAATGGGACTTGTACACTACAACATTCACAACCAACGTCATTGGACCCGGCGTCCTGACCGAAGGTCTTGTCCCTCTCCTGCGCAAAGCCAAGTGTGGACCGCCGCGAATCGTTTTTGTGAGCAGCATCATGGGAAGTATGCACATGTCGTTGGACAAAACTACAATGTGGTATAATATCGACTATAAGGTGTATGATGCTAGCAAGGCGGCTGTCAATATGCTTGGTATCAACTTTTCTCGCGTGTTGGATGATGTGGGTGGCAAGGTCAACGTAGCGTGTCCTGGGTATATCAATACGAATTTGACTtggtttgatgagaagggAGAGAGTACGGAGGCTGGTGCTACGAGGATTGTTGAGCTGGCTACGGTTGGGGAAGATGGACCGACGGCGACGTTTTCGAATAGACAGGGTGTTTTGCCGTGGTGA
- a CDS encoding C6 finger domain-containing protein (similar to Togninia minima UCRPA7 XP_007918983.1) yields MVQNKRSHSSITPPTSDEDTMRIDHLDWYGAENLGNVWHGGFPSFHFPNDQTPLDSNDVGLGSFEDFIGGVVDWTDGIEFTNDQHNSSAKPSNTKLGSADYIIAKTRATRALTPVSQENLASRHAANLISRIVSAFPQMMLRRHTFPPFIHPYWHKASVPENLANCMSIAQLFVSRTTDTRPFLWTTIEAEQKRCLDEKHLFSKAELQQAVQATTIYIVMAIIDQDEDTPARGARLMKTFLELKLQLQLLIGGDLIISETEAANPSPTWEEWIFAESRRRIGCLWFAITRVFALKTDRAHCSSMDDFHNLPLLSGKSIWEARTHDEWESEKYLEEVSYPIPTFGELLRAQQRAGDAMYARKLDNWEAGADKLGMMMNIAVELAG; encoded by the exons ATGGTGCAGAATAAGCGCTCTCACAGTTCTATCACACCGCCAACTTCCGATGAAGATACTATGAGAATTGATCATCTGGATTGGTACGGAGCCGAAAACCTTGGAAACGTTTGGCATGGGGGCTTTCCGAGCTTTCATTTCCCAAACGACCAAACCCCCTTAGATTCAAACGATGTCGGACTGGGTTCTTTTGAAGACTTCATCGGTGGTGTTGTAGATTGGACTGATGGCATTGAATTCACAAACGATCAACACAACTCATCAGCAAAACCATCAAACACAAAACTCGGTTCAGCAGACTATATCATTGCCAAAACTCGAGCCACAAGAGCTCTCACACCAGTGAGCCAGGAGAACCTTGCATCACGACACGCCGCGAACCTCATCTCCCGCATCGTCAGTGCATTTCCTCAAATGATGCTGCGGCGGCATACATTTCCGCCGTTCATACATCCATACTGGCATAAAGCTAGTGTGCCGGAGAATCTCGCCAACTGCATGAGCATTGCACAGCTGTTTGTTTCCAGGACGACAGATACGCGGCCCTTTCTGTGGACGACTATCGAAGCGGAACAGAAGCGTTGTTTGGATGAA AAACATCTATTCAGTAAAGCAGAGCTCCAGCAGGCAGTTCAAGCAACAACGATTTACATCGTCATGGCCATTATTGACCAAGACGAAGATACCCCAGCACGAGGGGCTCGACTGATGAAGACTTTTCTT GAGTTaaagctgcagctgcagctcctcaTCGGCGGGGACCTCATCATCTCGGAAACAGAGGCAGCAAATCCCAGTCCAACGTGGGAGGAATGGATTTTTGCAGAATCTCGACGCAG GATCGGATGCCTCTGGTTCGCCATCACGCGCGTATTCGCTCTCAAAACTGATCGAGCGCATTGCTCCAGCATGGATGACTTTCACAACTTGCCTCTACTATCCGGGAAATCAATATGGGAAGCACGAACGCACGACGAGTGGGAGAGTGAAAAGTATCTGGAGGAAGTGAGTTATCCGATACCGACGTTTGGCGAGCTGCTTCGTGCACAGCAGAGGGCTGGAGATGCCATGTATGCGCGCAAGTTGGACAATTGGGAAGCTGGTGCGGATAAGCTGggaatgatgatgaatattgctgttgagcttgctggGTAG
- a CDS encoding DNA damage repair protein Mus42 (similar to Neosartorya fischeri NRRL 181 XP_001257973.1) has translation MGSVLDKNSSLVRKRIEGHKFEGEDGDEYEGSEFGGFGDYFRQKKIKLQNLDADMRAASDKPQIFKGIVAHVTGYTQPPLHVLHREIVQHGGGFLQYLDSKTMATHIIASTLPPKKSVEFGRYRIVKPAWIVDSVAAGKLMPWGNYRVLDEGQKQKVLKFDGENGMTQASPTARRGYKEQTDNSFYTSQFKPSAPLPSQGWTQLAEKIQTPSKPAESNTADEEQTPVETNELLLKHSEVSPSMSDMSKSADIPTAYDTPDHSMKPPRRPATLIDPVSPSPAAEPAKEMTSEEHNAWLLSDPRLRKSSTANPEFLKQFYSESRLHHLSTWKASLKSSMQRLAAEKGLTQKNFKKKPGARGYIMHIDFDSFFCAVSLKRNPEFVDKPTVVAHSSGPGSEIASCNYPARKFGVKNGMWMKRATELCPDLKVLPYDFPAYEEASRLFYESIISIGGVVQSVSVDEALIDATAVVHSASGSQGIGVDEGNVWREQEKADEIASSLRQSIKAKTGCDVSVGIGGNILQAKVALRRAKPAGQYQLKPEAVLDVVGELTVEQLPGVSHSIGGKLEELGIKFVKDIRNVSKERLTAALGPKTSEKLADYARGIDRTDVGEQPPRKSVSAEVNWGIRFISQPEAEEFVFNLCKELEKRLINEQVRGTHLTMKIMRRSLDAPLDPAKHLGHGRCDTFNKSATFGVPTHNYETIGKEAVTILRSFKFSPGDLRGLGVQMTKLVPIKAQARPTESSQRTLSFGPFGGPSSAKKSSRTEVIDDIESPQKPKPSPSRGIDADPITDDPLTPRKPKVHPAMALSKAAQEDAKANTPLNVSGTQFILPSNPDPAVMAELPTDIRSRLMGQRSRQSPARNTARSESPLPVDVLPSQIDAEVFNALPDDMKAEVLASYGQRPAQPQSPRRDHLVQPRKQTTPTKRGGGGIRGMFGKAQRQRDAQAGVVQTNFQTLKKGSASPAIEEIEELDAEFLAELPEDVRKEVIADHRRRRMALRSGLDAPSRRHRTPDAENALTGGQRKIWFPAPPKKVTFANSGVSSMREVKDMLDAWHTETQEEGPHGGDVDVFEKYLVEVVKEEKDLEKTVALLRWLDVLVEQDGGPGAGQESWRDAAKQVKSAVQSAVRERGLGPLDI, from the exons ATGGGCAGCGTTCTGGACAAGAACTCCTCTCTGGTCCGTAAGAGGATAGAGGGTCACAAATTtgagggcgaggatggcgacgaaTATGAGGGGAGCGAGTTTGGGGGATTCGGGGATTACTTCCGCcagaagaagatcaagctTCAGAATCTCGACGCCGACATGCGCGCCGCGTCCGACAAGCCTCAGATATTCAAGGGAATTGTAGCTCACGTCACCGGCTATACTCAACCCCCGTTGCATGT CCTTCATCGCGAAATCGTACAGCATGGCGGCGGCTTTCTGCAGTATTTGGACTCAAAGACTATGGCTACTCACATCATCGCATCCaccttgccgccaaagaaaagTGTTGAATTTGGCAGATATCGAATAGTTAAGCCTGCGTGGATTGTGGACTCCGTGGCTGCTGGCAAACTGATGCCATGGGGCAATTACCGCGTGCTGGACGAAGGCCAGAAGCAAAAGGTTCTCAAATTCGATGGAGAGAATGGCATGACGCAGGCAAGTCCGACAGCCAGAAGGGGATATAAGGAACAAACGGATAATAGCTTCTACACCTCCCAGTTCAAGCCTTCTGCGCCCCTCCCCAGCCAAGGCTGGACCCAGCTGGCAGAAAAGATACAAACCCCATCAAAACCAGCAGAATCAAATACCGCAGATGAGGAACAGACACCAGTCGAAACAAATGAACTGTTGCTAAAGCATTCCGAAGTCAGCCCTAGCATGAGCGACATGAGCAAATCTGCAGACATCCCTACCGCATATGACACCCCGGATCACTCCATGAAGCCACCTAGGCGACCGGCTACCTTGATTGATCCTGTCAGTCCTTCTCCCGCTGCCGAGCCAGCAAAAGAAATGACATCAGAGGAGCACAATGCTTGGTTATTGTCAGATCCTCGTCTACGCAAGTCATCAACGGCCAACCCAGAGTTTCTCAAGCAATTTTACTCGGAAAGCAGATTACATCACCTGTCAACGTGGAAAGCAAGTCTCAAGTCGTCGATGCAGAGGCTAGCTGCTGAGAAAGGACTGACGCAAAAGAACTTCAAAAAGAAACCTGGCGCGAGGGGCTACATTATGCACATCGACTTTGACAGCTTTTTCTGCGCAGTGTCGCTGAAGCGCAACCCAGAATTTGTCGACAAGCCCACCGTTGTGGCACATAGCAGTGGTCCGGGATCTGAGATTGCAAGCTGCAATTACCCAGCTCGCAAGTTTGGCGTCAAGAATGGAATGTGGATGAAACGTGCCACAGAGCTGTGTCCCGATCTAAAGGTATTGCCCTACGACTTCCCAGCCTACGAAGAAGCTAGCCGGCTATTTTACGAATCAATCATATCCATTGGAGGAGTAGTACAAAGCGTTAGTGTTGATGAAGCTTTGATAGATGCCACTGCTGTCGTTCACTCTGCGTCCGGCTCCCAGGGTATTGGTGTCGACGAAGGCAACGTATGGCGAGAGCAGGAGAAAGCGGATGAGATCGCCTCTAGCCTTCGGCAAAGTATCAAGGCTAAAACGGGATGCGATGTTTCCGTGGGTATCGGAGGTAACATTCTACAGGCGAAAGTTGCCTTGAGGCGGGCCAAGCCAGCAGGGCAGTATCAGCTTAAGCCAGAGGCAGTGCTGGACGTTGTGGGCGAATTAACAGTCGAGCAACTACCAGGTGTTTCCCATAGTATAGGTGGGAAACTCGAGGAATTGGGCATCAAGTTCGTCAAAGACATTCGCAACGTATCGAAAGAGCGCCTGACGGCTGCTCTTGGACCCAAGACCAGCGAGAAGCTGGCGGACTATGCGCGAGGCATCGACCGAACAGACGTAGGCGAGCAACCGCCAAGAAAGTCTGTATCCGCCGAAGTAAACTGGGGAATTCGGTTCATCAGCCAGCCTGAAGCAGAAGAGTTTGTGTTCAACTTGTGCAAAGAGTTGGAAAAACGTCTTATCAATGAGCAAGTCAGGGGTACGCATCTCACCATGAAGATCATGAGGAGATCACTTGACGCTCCGTTGGATCCAGCCAAGCATCTCGGCCACGGCAGATGCGACACATTCAACAAGAGTGCGACTTTTGGTGTCCCGACACACAACTACGAAACAATCGGCAAAGAGGCAGTCACTATCTTGAGGTCATTCAAGTTCAGTCCAGGAGATCTCCGCGGGTTAGGTGTGCAGATGACGAAACTGGTCCCGATAAAAGCACAGGCACGTCCCACGGAGAGCAGTCAACGGACTCTGAGCTTTGGTCCGTTCGGAGGTCCATCCTCGGCGAAGAAGTCATCACGTACTGAAGTCATTGACGACATTGAAAGCCCTCAAAAACCGAAACCGTCCCCTAGTCGGGGCATAGACGCGGACCCCATCACGGACGATCCATTGACGCCTCGCAAGCCAAAGGTTCATCCTGCCATGGCTCTCTCCAAGGCTGCAcaggaagatgccaaagcaaacaccCCGTTGAACGTATCCGGAACTCAGTTCATCCTCCCCAGCAATCCGGATCCCGCTGTCATGGCCGAGTTGCCAACCGACATCCGGAGCAGACTAATGGGCCAACGATCACGACAAAGTCCCGCTCGAAATACCGCGAGATCAGAGAGTCCCCTCCCAGTGGATGTGCTGCCCTCACAGATCGATGCTGAAgtcttcaacgccttgccCGACGATATGAAAGCCGAAGTCCTCGCGTCTTATGGACAACGACCCGCACAACCCCAATCACCAAGAAGAGaccatcttgtccagccaagaaagcaaaCCACGCCCACCAAACGCGGTGGAGGTGGAATTCGAGGCATGTTTGGCAAGGCACAGCGTCAGCGGGACGCTCAAGCCGGAGTCGTGCAAACAAACTTCCAAACACTCAAGAAGGGCAGCGCAAGTCCTGCTATTGAGGAAATCGAAGAACTGGATGCCGAATTCCTCGCAGAGCTACCAGAAGATGTTCGCAAGGAAGTCATTGCAGATCACCGCCGGCGAAGAATGGCCCTCCGATCCGGTCTCGATGCACCAAGCCGGAGACATCGCACCCCGGACGCAGAGAATGCCCTAACAGGTGGCCAAAGGAAGATATGGTTCCCCGCGCCTCCCAAAAAGGTAACATTTGCCAACTCGGGTGTCTCGTCGATGAGAGAAGTGAAGGATATGCTTGATGCGTGGCACACTGAAACTCAGGAGGAGGGACCGCACGGTGGCGATGTCGATGTGTTTGAGAAGTACTTGGTCGAAGTGgtcaaggaggagaaggatcTTGAAAAGACAGTCGCCCTTCTTCGGTGGCTGGATGTCCTTGTAGAGCAGGACGGGGGACCAGGGGCGGGACAGGAGTCGTGGCGGGATGCGGCGAAACAAGTCAAGAGTGCTGTGCAAAGTGCTGTTAGGGAGCGGGGGTTGGGGCCGTTGGATATTTGA
- a CDS encoding RED-like protein (similar to Metarhizium robertsii ARSEF 23 XP_007820217.1), which yields MNNEQFRKLILPNSKPSPDSKNGPSPPTSTASRGATLGSRQRSSIPMTPRSVASHQNDFARQLAERNQSDRAQKRFKTSAPKGVKLAEGYVDRAQNRETTENDDREARLKALEESLKKEEIDKETYEQLRFQIAGGDLESTHLVKGLDFKLLERIRRGEDVYSGKPSDLTKSPTGDDEDVDDAFDELETQEVHAIEREQAAKKKGQLSTVVTGKKRTRDQILADMKAARAAAKAQAEPALGDRFRKIGTTQKLGTRIERDSKGREVLIIVDADGHEKRKVRKPQPGEEEQPRSDLPMPDKDAMPLGMEVPEQYRKTEEPDAEDDGEVNIFDDVGDDYDPLAGMDESGSDSDSEPTKKTTTDNDVSQDKSETKSTSMPPPPRPQTSTRNYFQDSKTRLISEEAGDRAPSMSDPAIMAAIKKAAALRPIETEDDDDESREEKKAAEERRKKLLQMSQRDDDDLDMGFGTSKYEDEEDFEDHKLSSWGDNNDDGEGGSSRNARGGRKKGSKKRKGDGKEAEDFLRMMGSRKA from the exons ATGAATAATGAACAGTTCCGCAAGTTAATACTTCCAAATTCGAAGccatcaccagactccaagAATGGCCCGTCTCCTCCTACCTCAACGGCTAGCCGTGGCGCAACACTCGGATCCCGCCAACGATCGAGCATACCCATGACGCC GCGGTCCGTCGCGAGTCATCAGAACGATTTTGCCCGGCAACTTGCAGAACGGAACCAATCAGACCGAGCGCAGAAAAGGTTCAAAACGTCGGCGCCGAAAGGGGTCAAGCTGGCGGAAGGGTATGTCGACCGCGCGCAAAACCGAGAGACTACGGAAAACGATGATCGAGAAGCGAGATTAAAAGCCCTCGAAGAGTCGCTCAAGAAAGAGGAGATTGACAAGGAAACCTATGAGCAGCTACGGTTTCAGATCGCTGGAGGCGACTTGGAAAGCACACATTTAGTCAAGGGACTCGACTTTAAACTTCTCGAGAGAATACGGAGAGGAGAAGATGTGTATAGCGGCAAGCCATCAGATTTGACGAAATCACCGACAggagacgacgaagacgTAGACGATGCCTTTGACGAGCTCGAGACACAAGAAGTCCATGCCATTGAAAGGGAACAGGCtgcaaagaaaaagggaCAGTTATCTACGGTTGTCACGggcaagaaaagaacaagagaCCAAATTTTGGCCGATATGAAGGCAGCCAGAGCCGCAGCAAAGGCGCAAGCCGAGCCTGCCCTGGGTGACCGATTCCGCAAGATTGGCACGACGCAAAAACTCGGCACTCGCATTGAGAGAGATAGCAAAGGTCGAGAGGTACTGATTATTGTTGACGCTGATGGTCATGAAAAGCGCAAAGTTAGAAAACCACAGCCAGGCGAAGAGGAGCAGCCAAGGAGTGATTTGCCCATGCCCGATAAAGATGCAATGCCACTGGGCATGGAAGTACCCGAGCAATACAGGAAGACAGAAGAGCCAgatgctgaagatgatggagaggtCAACATTTTTGATGACGTTGGGGATGACTACGACCCATTGGCTGGCATGGACGAGTCGGGGTCAGATTCGGACTCGGAGCCCACGAAGAAAACAACGACTGACAATGACGTTTCACAAGACAAGTCAgagacaaagtcaacatcaatgccgccgcctccaagacCGCAAACAAGTACCAGAAACTATTTTCAAGATTCCAAGACACGACTCATATCGGAAGAGGCAGGGGACCGCGCGCCATCCATGTCAGACCCAGCGATCATGGCGGCCATCAAAAAGGCCGCAGCATTACGTCCAATTGAgacagaagacgatgatgacgaatctcgtgaggagaagaaggcggctgAAGAGCGGAGAAAGAAGTTATTACAAATGTCTCAACGAGACGACGATGACCTTGATATGGGCTTCGGAACCAGCAAAtatgaagacgaagaggactTTGAAGATCACAAACTAAGTTCCTGGGGCGACAATAACGATGACGGAGAAGGGGGCAGTAGCCGAAATGCGCGAGGTGGTCGCAAAAAAGGGTCAAAGAAGCGTAAGGGCGATGGGAAAGAGGCTGAAGACTTTCTTCGGATGATGGGCTCCCGGAAGGCGTGA
- a CDS encoding nucleoside hydrolase (similar to Metarhizium robertsii ARSEF 23 XP_007820216.1) encodes MTVSAASRVPVWLDCDPGHDDAFAMLLAAYHPRINLLGISSVHTTWNAASVLTAIGKEKDVPLYRGAVKALERPPAHAPEVHGESGLEGTFLLPKPECEPVDKDAVEAMYEALMAQPKDTAWLVATGSLTNVGALLRTHPEVTAHIKGISIMGGSFGEGFSDAPLSHVDDKDRIGNIGHWAEFNILIDPEAAAEVFHNKEVARKTTLVPLDLSHQVLATNDVRNMLLYGLDGKQDGKGKTTLREMLVELLYFFASTYANVFGITDGPPLHDPIAVAAVLIGTADEIPFSEWHEKKSTHPKHNERFNVTVVTEGTFEEAKAGTTQTGRTIAKVLPAGEEGVRIPRSVDVPRFWREIEACVSRADEVNKKKGKTFWEEYRP; translated from the exons ATGACTGTCTCTGCGGCATCTCGCGTCCCCGTGTGGTTGGACTGCGACCCAGGCCACGAT GACGCCTTTGCCATGCTCCTGGCAGCCTACCACCCTcgcatcaacctcctcggcATCTCCTCAGT TCACACAACCTGGAATGCCGCCTCCGTCCTCACAGCCATcggcaaagaaaaagacgtCCCCCTCTACCGCGGCGCCGTCAAAGCCCTAGAACGCCCTCCCGCGCACGCCCCCGAAGTCCACGGCGAATCCGGCCTCGAAGGCACATTCCTCCTCCCCAAGCCAGAATGCGAGCCCGTCGACAAGGACGCCGTCGAGGCCATGTATGAAGCTCTCATGGCTCAGCCCAAGGACACGGCATGGCTCGTCGCCACCGGCTCACTCACCAATGTTGGCGCTCTGCTCCGCACGCACCCCGAGGTCACGGCGCACATCAagggcatcagcatcatggGCGGCTCCTTTGGCGAAGGGTTCTCAGACGCGCCCCTCAGCCATGTCGATGACAAGGATCGCATCGGCAACATTGGCCACTGGGCGGAGTTCAACATCCTCATTGACCCCGAGGCCGCGGCGGAGGTGTTCCACAACAAGGAAGTGGCTAGGAAGACGACTCTTGTGCCGCTGGATCTGAGTCATCAGGTGTTGGCTACGAATGACGTGCGAAACATGTTGTTGTACGGGCTGGACGGCAAGCAGGACGGCAAGGGTAAAACAACGTTGCGAGAAATGCTCGTGGAGTTGCTGTATTTCTTTGCCTCGACATATGC CAACGTATTCGGCATCACGGACGGTCCTCCACTGCACGATCCCATCGCTGTGGCCGCAGTTCTAATCGGCACCGCCGACGAGATCCCCTTCTCAGAATGGcacgagaagaagagcacaCACCCCAAGCACAACGAACGCTTCAATGTCACCGTCGTCACAGAAGGCACCTTTGAGGAAGCCAAAGCTGGTACCACACAGACGGGCCGCACCATCGCCAAGGTGCTTCccgctggagaagaaggcgtcaGAATACCCCGAAGCGTAGACGTCCCGCGGTTCTGGCGTGAGATTGAAGCGTGTGTCTCACGCGCCGACGAagtgaacaagaagaagggcaagacaTTCTGGGAAGAGTACAGACCATGA
- a CDS encoding mitochondrial thiamine pyrophosphate carrier 1 (similar to Metarhizium acridum CQMa 102 XP_007811668.1): MSTRGTRLKDEGTRLQVVSAGAIAGLVSRFIVAPLDVVKIRLQLQPYSLSDPLAPLRTAPAYHGTIATLKHILRHEGVTALWKGNVPAELLYVCYASIQFTTYRTTTLFLQTALPTRLPDAAESFIAGASSGALATSVTYPLDLLRTRFAAQGRHRIYSSLKGAIWDIKRDEGYRGFFRGIGPALGQIVPFMGIFFVTYEGLRLQLSGFNMPWGGEDATAGVVGSVIAKTAVFPLDLVRKRIQVQGPMRARYVYNDIPEYSGALRAISTIARTEGIRGLYKGLPISLIKSAPASAVTVWTYERSLKMIMGLNSSREAQL, from the exons ATGTCTACTCGAGGGACACGTCTCAAGGATGAAGGGACGAGACTTCAGGTTGTTTCTGCTGGTGCCATTGCCGGCCTTGTATCTCG ATTCATCGTCGCACCGCTAGACGTTGTCAAAATCCGGCTTCAACTCCAGCCATATTCCCTCTCCGACCCTCTCGCTCCTCTTCGCACAGCGCCCGCATACCACGGCACCATTGCAACACTAAAACACATCCTCCGACACGAGGGCGTCACCGCGCTCTGGAAGGGCAACGTCCCCGCCGAGCTATTATACGTCTGCTATGCCTCCATACAATTTACCACATATCGCACTACGACGCTGTTCTTACAAACAGCGCTACCGACGAGGCTACCCGACGCGGCGGAGAGTTTCATCGCGGGCGCCTCGTCAGGAGCGCTAGCTACGTCGGTCACATATCCTCTCGACTTGCTGCGGACGAGGTTCGCCGCCCAGGGACGTCACAGGATATACAGTTCCCTGAAAGGCGCCATCTGGGATATTAAACGGGATGAAGGGTACCGCGGCTTCTTTCGGGGAATTGGCCCCGCCCTGGGCCAGATTGTGCCATTTATGGGCATATTCTTCGTCACATACGAGGGACTGCGACTGCAGCTATCTGGCTTCAATATGCCGTGGGGTGGTGAAGATGCGACTGCAGGTGTAGTGGGCAGTGTTATTGCCAAGACGGCCGTGTTTCCGCTGGATCTTGTTCGGAAACGAATACAAGTACAAGGGCCGATGAGGGCCCGATACGTCTACAACGATATACCCGAGTATTCGGGTGCCTTGCGAGCCATATCCACCATTGCGAGGACAGAAGGAATCCGTGGATTATACAAGGGTCTCCCTATCAGTCTGATAAAGTCTGCGCCAGCTAGTGCCGTCACAGTGTGGACATATGAGCGGAGTCTCAAGATGATCATGGGTCTAAACTCGAGTCGAGAGGCTCAATTGTAA
- a CDS encoding C6 finger domain-containing protein (similar to Metarhizium acridum CQMa 102 XP_007811666.1), with translation MATNLPQDSKAADAPKHRACDECRARKLACSKDPSGCERCKREGITCVYSPQKPMGRPRKRRAAEEPIQDDASSSIDTTRPSVSHTPGEGTCSSSSLHHEEPLTTNNTGLDFLPQLGDENGVTYLDLLPNNFGDNDTAHLYSLPQQPYQPFLDSGDAGFPNHSYQLDFGGPDLLQGINFNEPEPIGSTISKDINDSLHQYVAGHIPRPDETPPSISSGMSSSVESPEPAHEVQSSKALPNSSCGCLSSLYLALDSLTRLPSDVPSAMRVARSATKIAHDVLGCPQCFQYFHKDPLQPQPVQSFQNMTCLGALVPSACNAYARIMEMIDRDADAASDNDKDIYFSFRDFGGFWGFVMDDQGACSVLKAYDNRNLDPEVWRTTVRSVLKLDVYGLGGKTGASPTGHQAVYGLKDVINELDRSTKLRHKMMEDLVAEGKVPNHSKYYLHCNAPIPPEHRNCTRLIESARVALDNLIIS, from the exons ATGGCGACAAATTTACCTCAAGACTCCAAGGCTGCTGATGCGCCCAAGCATCGCGCCTGTGATGAATGCC GCGCCCGCAAGTTGGCTTGTTCCAAGGATCCCAGTGGATGCGAGAGATGTAAGAGGGAGGGTATTACATGCGTCTATTCGCCCCAGAAACCTATGGGACGCCCCCGAAAGCGTCGTGCAGCAGAAGAACCCATACAAGATGATGCATCTTCATCTATAGATACTACACGGCCATCTGTCTCGCATACGCCAGGTGAAGGGAcatgttcttcttcgtccttgcACCATGAAGAACCCTTgaccaccaacaacaccggGCTTGATTTTCTACCCCAGCTTGGCGATGAGAATGGTGTCACCTACCTGGATTTGCTCCCAaacaactttggcgacaatgacactGCTCACTTGTACTCGCTCCCCCAGCAGCCATATCAGCCGTTTTTGGATTCTGGCGATGCCGGCTTTCCCAATCATTCCTACCAACTAGACTTTGGGGGCCCCGATCTCTTACAgggcatcaacttcaacgaACCTGAACCTATCGGGTCAACCATATCCAAGGACATCAACGACTCTTTACATCAATACGTCGCAGGTCACATTCCACGACCAGATGAGACGCCGCCTTCCATTTCAAGTGGCATGTCTAGCAGTGTAGAGTCTCCCGAACCGGCACATGAAGTCCAAAGTTCAAAGGCCCTGCCGAACTCTTCCTGCGGATGCCTGTCATCGCTCTATCTCGCTCTAGATTCGCTGACCCGCCTGCCCTCTGACGTTCCATCCGCCATGAGAGTCGCTCGAAGTGCCACCAAGATTGCCCACGACGTCCTCGGCTGTCCACAATGCTTCCAATATTTCCACAAGGACCCCCTCCAGCCTCAGCCGGTACAGTCCTTCCAAAACATGACGTGCCTGGGGGCTTTGGTCCCCTCTGCGTGCAATGCATATGCCAGAATAATGGAAATGATTGATCGCGATGCCGACGCGgccagtgacaatgacaaggaTATATACTTTTCCTTTAGGGACTTTGGAGGCTTCTGGGGCTTTGTCATGGACGACCAAGGGGCGTGCTCGGTATTAAAGGCATACGACAACAGGAATCTCGATCCGGAGGTCTGGCGAACAACGGTCCGGTCAGTCCTCAAACTTGACGTATACGGACTAGGCGGCAAAACTGGAGCGTCGCCAACCGGCCACCAAGCTGTATACGGCTTGAAGGATGTCATCAACGAGCTGGATAGGTCGACCAAGCTGCGACACAAGATGATGGAGGACCTGGTCGCTGAGGGGAAAGTGCCGAACCACTCCAAGTACTATCTTCACTGCAATGCACCAATCCCGCCGGAGCACAGAAACTGCACGAGACTCATTGAATCAGCAAGAGTCGCACTCGATAATCTCATTATCAGCTGA